A DNA window from Eretmochelys imbricata isolate rEreImb1 chromosome 3, rEreImb1.hap1, whole genome shotgun sequence contains the following coding sequences:
- the LRATD1 gene encoding protein LRATD1: protein MGNQLDRITHLNYSELPTGDPSGIEKDELRVGVAYFFSDEEEDLDERGQPDKYSVKGSSSPGQETPTHHHQLVLNETQFSAFRGQECIFSKVSSGPQAGDLRVFSVSALPALCKPGDLLELLYLGPSDHPPPPPHWAVYVGSGQIIHLHQGQIRQDSLYEAGAGNVGRVVNSWYRYRPLVAELVVQNACGHLGLKSDEICWTNSESFAAWCRFGKREFKAGGELQAAAGTQHHQQYYLKIHLAENKVHTVRFHSLEDLIREKRRIDASGKLRVIKDLAIVDGKE from the coding sequence GGAGACCCCTCGGGGATCGAGAAGGACGAGCTGCGGGTCGGGGTGGCTTACTTCTTCTCGGATGAGGAGGAGGACCTGGACGAGCGAGGCCAGCCGGACAAGTACAGCGTGAAGGGCTCCAGCAGCCCTGGGCAGGAGACCCCCACTCACCACCACCAGCTGGTGCTGAACGAGACCCAGTTCTCCGCCTTCCGCGGCCAGGAATGCATCTTCTCCAAAGTCAGCAGCGGCCCCCAGGCTGGGGACCTGCGCGTCTTCTCGgtctctgccctgcctgccctcTGCAAGCCGGGAGACCTGCTGGAGCTGCTCTACCTGGGGCCATCCgaccacccacccccacccccgcactggGCAGTCTATGTGGGCAGCGGGCAGATCATCCACCTGCACCAGGGCCAGATCCGCCAGGACAGCTTGTACGAGGCGGGCGCTGGCAACGTGGGCCGGGTGGTGAATAGCTGGTACCGCTACCGCCCCCTGGTGGCAGAGCTGGTGGTGCAGAACGCCTgcgggcacctgggtttaaaaagcgACGAGATCTGCTGGACTAACTCGGAGAGCTTCGCCGCCTGGTGCCGGTTCGGGAAAAGGGAGTTCAAAGCCgggggggagctgcaggctgCTGCCGGCACCCAGCACCACCAGCAGTACTATCTCAAGATCCACCTGGCTGAGAACAAGGTGCACACGGTGCGATTCCACAGCCTGGAGGATCTAATAAGGGAGAAGCGCAGGATCGATGCCAGTGGCAAACTGAGAGTGATCAAAGACCTGGCTATAGTGGATGGGAAAGAGTAA